In Alteromonas naphthalenivorans, one DNA window encodes the following:
- a CDS encoding TauD/TfdA family dioxygenase, producing the protein MQQIDYVINEANASVSAIVNGQHYPLPALWLRERCQDSENLDKTTKQRFFDPHQLDENVSLTKVEKKHNTLANLTFSDGYSGEYDLNEFAADFDVWDGAPNDIAWKSDVDKSLFHIDLATLKSQEGLIKGIEIFLTYGVLIVDNVPTESDAVLEVANLFGHVRETNFGKYFEVFTRPNSNDLAYRSVPLGPHTDNPYRNPMPGIQLLHCLENQTTEGLSTLVDSLSVLEQLKKEDPEGFALLCKVPVRYRYYDNDVDLIERRTMIESDPSGRITGIAYSPRLDYLPLLQDEDMIIFHRARKRLGQLLCSPEYEWRFRLEPGQLQMFHNTRVLHGRTGFDPSEGRRHLQGAYIDIDAPKGRYNALKRKQSSIRIQDELEAENTNGEFKIVNSKATAETAEMRG; encoded by the coding sequence GTGCAGCAAATAGACTATGTTATCAACGAAGCGAATGCTTCCGTGTCAGCGATTGTAAATGGACAACACTATCCTTTACCCGCATTGTGGCTTCGAGAGCGTTGCCAAGATTCTGAAAATCTTGATAAAACCACCAAACAGCGCTTTTTTGACCCACATCAGCTAGATGAAAATGTGTCGCTGACCAAGGTAGAAAAGAAGCACAATACCCTAGCTAACCTTACGTTTAGTGACGGGTATTCAGGTGAGTACGATTTGAATGAGTTCGCTGCCGACTTCGATGTTTGGGACGGTGCGCCTAACGATATAGCGTGGAAAAGCGATGTAGACAAGTCATTGTTTCATATTGATTTAGCTACATTGAAATCACAAGAGGGTTTAATTAAAGGAATAGAAATATTTTTAACCTACGGCGTATTAATTGTTGATAACGTGCCTACTGAATCCGACGCGGTATTAGAAGTAGCAAATTTATTTGGGCATGTAAGGGAAACTAACTTTGGTAAGTACTTCGAGGTATTTACCCGTCCAAATTCGAACGATCTTGCCTATCGCTCTGTGCCGTTAGGGCCGCATACTGACAACCCTTACCGTAACCCCATGCCGGGTATTCAACTTCTGCATTGTTTAGAAAATCAGACTACCGAAGGATTGTCGACGTTGGTCGATAGCTTGTCAGTTTTAGAACAGCTGAAAAAGGAAGATCCGGAAGGTTTCGCCCTGCTTTGCAAGGTACCTGTTCGTTACCGTTATTACGACAACGATGTTGATTTGATAGAAAGACGTACCATGATTGAGTCTGACCCTAGTGGCAGAATTACGGGTATCGCATACAGCCCTCGCTTGGACTATTTGCCGCTGTTACAAGATGAAGACATGATTATATTTCATCGAGCCCGTAAACGTTTGGGGCAGTTGTTATGTTCGCCTGAATACGAATGGCGCTTCAGATTAGAGCCGGGGCAATTGCAGATGTTCCACAACACCCGCGTATTACATGGGCGCACCGGGTTCGACCCGAGCGAGGGGCGACGTCACCTGCAAGGCGCTTATATTGATATTGATGCGCCGAAAGGCCGTTACAATGCGCTTAAAAGAAAGCAAAGCTCTATTCGCATCCAGGATGAACTCGAAGCAGAAAATACGAACGGTGAGTTTAAAATAGTTAATAGCAAGGCTACAGCAGAAACAGCAGAAATGAGAGGTTAA
- a CDS encoding type IV toxin-antitoxin system AbiEi family antitoxin yields the protein MVDSTTSHDDVAKGAYKQSLKALLPYGMLATKKWLAEQGLNTHAIDNAVKTETLLLLATGVYSQYSRSLSWEGVVASMQRMNMHHSDNLPSVIVGGLSALSLSGLSQYLSLGSTPHIHLYAQGKLPSWLGRLSLPVVCEGHSTNTLWPEWLTKDKSFIRLHEWGAELPPVYFSCPEKALLELLVDLPNAVSFEHADEIMQGLVNLSPRKLDTLLKACKSVKVKRLFFWLAKRQNYPWFKKLGETSYDLGSGKRVVAKSGKLDTDYLITVPSHMATESES from the coding sequence TTGGTTGATAGCACTACTTCACATGATGATGTAGCAAAAGGGGCTTACAAACAGTCTCTTAAAGCACTTCTACCTTATGGCATGCTGGCTACTAAAAAGTGGCTGGCTGAACAAGGCTTAAATACCCATGCCATCGATAACGCAGTGAAAACAGAAACTTTATTATTACTGGCTACTGGCGTATATAGCCAGTATTCCCGCTCATTGAGCTGGGAAGGAGTGGTCGCCTCAATGCAGCGTATGAATATGCACCACTCGGATAATCTACCTTCAGTCATCGTCGGCGGATTGTCGGCATTGTCTTTGTCGGGGTTGTCGCAGTATCTTTCGTTAGGCAGCACGCCACATATACATCTATATGCACAAGGCAAGTTGCCATCATGGCTGGGGCGTTTGTCGTTGCCCGTTGTCTGTGAGGGGCATAGTACTAATACCTTATGGCCAGAATGGCTGACAAAAGATAAAAGTTTTATCAGGCTGCATGAATGGGGCGCCGAACTTCCCCCTGTATATTTTTCATGTCCTGAAAAAGCGTTATTGGAACTGCTGGTGGATTTGCCCAATGCCGTAAGTTTTGAACATGCTGATGAGATAATGCAGGGGCTAGTGAATTTATCACCCAGAAAACTCGATACACTTTTAAAAGCTTGCAAAAGTGTAAAGGTAAAACGCTTGTTTTTTTGGTTGGCTAAACGTCAGAATTATCCTTGGTTTAAGAAGCTAGGCGAAACTAGCTACGATTTAGGTTCAGGTAAGCGTGTTGTGGCTAAAAGCGGAAAGCTGGATACAGATTATTTGATCACTGTGCCGTCACATATGGCAACGGAAAGCGAAAGTTAG
- the prfC gene encoding peptide chain release factor 3 — translation MANADFLNEINKRRTFAIISHPDAGKTTITEKVLLFGNALQTAGTVKGKKSGQHAKSDWMEMEKERGISVTTSVMQFPYNDHLVNLLDTPGHEDFSEDTYRTLTAVDSCLMVIDAAKGVEDRTRKLMEVTRLRDTPILTFMNKLDRDIRDPLEVMDEVESELDILCAPITWPIGCGKSFKGVYHLYRDETILYQSGHGHTIQEVRILKGLDNPELEDAIGSDLAETLRDELELVRGASNDFDKELFLDGQLTPVFFGTALGNFGVDHMLDGMVEWAPAPQGRETDESPVESTDTKFSGFVFKIQANMDPKHRDRIAFCRIVSGKYEKGMKMRHSRLGKDVRISDALTFLAGDRALLEEAYAGDIIGLHNHGTIRIGDTFTSGDNYRFSGIPNFAPELFKRIRLRDPLKQKQLLKGLIQLSEEGAVQVFRPLANNDLIVGAVGVLQFDVVVARLKAEYNVDALYEHINVNTARWVYCKDEKKLDEFRRKGEQNLALDGGDNLTYIAPTRVNLQLSQERFPDIEFKNTREN, via the coding sequence ATGGCAAATGCCGATTTTCTTAACGAAATCAATAAGCGAAGAACGTTCGCTATTATCTCGCATCCAGATGCGGGTAAAACCACCATTACTGAAAAAGTACTGTTGTTCGGAAACGCACTGCAAACTGCAGGTACGGTAAAAGGTAAAAAGTCTGGCCAACATGCTAAATCAGATTGGATGGAGATGGAAAAAGAGCGTGGTATATCTGTAACTACCTCTGTAATGCAATTTCCTTACAACGATCATCTGGTTAACTTACTTGATACGCCTGGACACGAAGATTTCTCGGAAGATACCTACCGTACACTTACCGCAGTAGATTCTTGCTTAATGGTTATCGATGCCGCGAAAGGGGTAGAGGATAGAACCCGTAAGTTGATGGAAGTCACTCGTTTACGTGACACACCTATCCTGACCTTTATGAACAAGCTTGACCGCGATATTCGCGATCCACTAGAAGTGATGGATGAAGTTGAGAGCGAACTCGATATTCTCTGCGCACCTATTACCTGGCCAATCGGTTGCGGTAAAAGCTTTAAAGGGGTTTATCACCTTTATCGTGATGAAACCATTTTGTATCAAAGTGGCCATGGGCACACTATTCAAGAAGTTCGTATCTTAAAAGGGCTAGATAACCCTGAACTTGAAGATGCCATTGGCAGCGACCTAGCTGAAACTTTACGTGACGAGCTAGAGCTTGTGCGCGGTGCATCAAATGACTTTGATAAAGAGCTCTTTTTAGACGGCCAGCTTACGCCAGTCTTTTTCGGTACCGCATTGGGTAACTTTGGTGTCGATCATATGCTTGATGGCATGGTTGAATGGGCACCTGCGCCCCAAGGCCGTGAGACCGACGAAAGCCCCGTTGAATCGACAGATACCAAGTTCAGTGGTTTTGTATTCAAAATACAGGCGAACATGGATCCTAAGCACCGTGACCGTATCGCGTTTTGCCGTATTGTGTCTGGCAAGTACGAGAAGGGCATGAAAATGCGCCACTCACGACTTGGTAAAGACGTGCGTATTTCTGATGCATTAACCTTTTTGGCCGGTGATAGAGCCTTGCTTGAAGAGGCGTATGCGGGAGATATTATTGGCCTGCATAACCACGGTACCATTCGAATTGGCGATACCTTCACCTCAGGCGATAACTATCGCTTCAGTGGTATTCCTAACTTCGCACCAGAATTATTTAAGCGCATTCGATTGCGAGATCCGCTAAAACAGAAGCAATTGCTTAAAGGCCTTATTCAGCTTTCTGAAGAAGGTGCAGTACAGGTATTTAGGCCACTTGCCAATAATGACCTAATTGTAGGTGCGGTAGGTGTGCTTCAGTTTGATGTGGTCGTCGCCCGCTTGAAGGCAGAATACAATGTTGATGCGTTGTACGAGCACATTAACGTAAATACAGCCCGATGGGTGTACTGTAAAGACGAGAAAAAGCTGGATGAGTTCCGCCGCAAGGGTGAGCAAAACCTTGCACTAGATGGTGGCGATAATCTTACCTATATCGCACCTACTAGAGTGAACTTACAGCTGTCTCAAGAACGTTTTCCAGACATCGAATTTAAAAACACGCGCGAAAATTAA
- a CDS encoding NADPH-dependent FMN reductase: MTKLLAFAGSTRNGSFNQAILTVAAEGARGSGAKVTVVNLADYPMPLFNEDEEKVSGVPENARAFKQLLTEHDGFLIASPEYNSSYPALLKNAIDWATRMEEGDKPMQAFKGKTAGIMAASAGGLGGMRVLVVLRMLLANIGVTVLPAQLAVAKVNTLMDNNGVVTDEKTIKQLKNLGKQTAELTMKMTAQVL, from the coding sequence ATGACGAAGCTACTCGCTTTTGCTGGAAGCACACGGAACGGCTCTTTTAATCAAGCGATACTCACGGTTGCAGCTGAAGGAGCTCGGGGGTCGGGCGCCAAAGTAACAGTGGTTAATCTAGCCGATTATCCAATGCCTCTGTTTAATGAAGATGAAGAGAAAGTGTCTGGCGTGCCAGAAAATGCAAGAGCCTTCAAGCAGCTGTTAACTGAACATGATGGTTTCTTAATTGCTTCTCCAGAGTACAATTCGAGTTATCCTGCACTACTTAAAAATGCCATAGATTGGGCTACTCGCATGGAAGAAGGTGATAAACCCATGCAGGCTTTTAAAGGCAAGACGGCAGGGATTATGGCTGCATCTGCCGGCGGTTTGGGCGGAATGAGAGTATTAGTGGTTTTACGCATGTTATTGGCAAACATAGGCGTTACGGTGTTACCAGCACAACTTGCTGTAGCCAAAGTGAATACCTTAATGGATAACAATGGCGTAGTAACCGACGAGAAAACCATCAAACAACTTAAAAACTTGGGTAAACAAACCGCTGAATTAACGATGAAAATGACCGCACAGGTTCTATAA
- the argS gene encoding arginine--tRNA ligase gives MNIHALLINRFSEALETMGVENAPIPVSRSARPEFGEYQFNGAMALAKQLRQKPRDIAEKIVEIVKLDDVASKLEVAGPGFINVHLNNEWLANQCELALHDPRIGVAKSPEQTVVVDYSSPNLAKEMHVGHLRTTIIGDAVVKVLEFLGHKVIRQNHMGDWGTQFGMLLAHLSDKLEQEVAETALSDLEDFYREAKVRFDDEEGFADRAREYVVKLQGGDEKCLSLWEKFIDVSIAHSEDVYKKLNVSLTRADIMGESAYNHDLANVISELKEKGIAVEDQGAQVVFIPELADKEGNPAVYIVQKSGGGYLYATTDLAAMRYRSGTLNADRTLILTDARQALHFKQTEIVGRKAGFMEEAQTYEHCPFGMMLGSDGKPFKTRTGGTVKLVELLDEAVERAGKLIAERDNDLSADELAEVARKVGIGAVKYADLSKNRTTDYMFNWDTMLSFEGNTAPYLQYAYTRVKSLFRKAGVAIETMPVDINIVEKQEHALSVLLLQFEEVVGLVSRDATPHVLCTYLYELASAFMSFYEACPMLKDGIELKVRDSRLALSALVASTLSQGLNLLGIETLEKM, from the coding sequence ATGAATATACATGCATTATTAATTAATCGATTTAGTGAAGCTTTAGAAACAATGGGTGTTGAAAACGCACCTATTCCAGTATCGCGCAGTGCTCGTCCTGAATTTGGTGAATATCAATTCAATGGCGCAATGGCGTTGGCGAAACAACTTAGACAAAAGCCTCGCGATATTGCAGAAAAGATTGTTGAGATTGTAAAACTTGACGATGTAGCCAGTAAACTAGAAGTGGCTGGCCCTGGCTTTATCAATGTTCATTTGAACAACGAGTGGCTGGCAAATCAGTGTGAGCTAGCGCTACACGACCCACGCATTGGCGTAGCAAAATCGCCAGAGCAAACCGTTGTGGTCGATTACTCTTCTCCAAACCTAGCCAAAGAAATGCACGTAGGGCACTTACGTACCACCATTATTGGTGACGCTGTAGTTAAAGTGTTGGAGTTCTTAGGTCATAAAGTCATTCGCCAAAATCACATGGGTGATTGGGGGACGCAGTTTGGTATGTTGTTGGCGCATTTGTCAGACAAACTGGAACAAGAAGTTGCTGAAACGGCGTTATCCGATTTAGAAGACTTTTACCGTGAAGCCAAAGTGCGTTTTGATGACGAAGAAGGCTTTGCCGATCGTGCCCGTGAATACGTGGTTAAGCTTCAAGGCGGTGATGAAAAATGCCTGAGCTTATGGGAAAAATTCATTGATGTGTCTATTGCACACTCTGAAGACGTTTATAAGAAATTAAACGTAAGCTTAACCCGTGCTGATATTATGGGTGAGTCTGCCTATAACCACGATTTAGCTAACGTGATAAGCGAGTTAAAAGAAAAAGGTATAGCAGTAGAAGACCAAGGCGCTCAAGTAGTATTTATTCCTGAGTTGGCTGACAAAGAAGGCAATCCTGCGGTTTATATTGTACAAAAATCCGGTGGCGGATATTTATATGCCACCACAGACCTGGCCGCCATGCGCTACCGTAGTGGTACGTTAAACGCCGACAGAACGCTTATTCTTACTGATGCTCGCCAAGCGCTACATTTCAAGCAAACCGAAATAGTAGGTCGTAAAGCGGGATTCATGGAAGAGGCACAAACCTACGAACACTGCCCATTTGGCATGATGTTGGGCAGTGATGGTAAGCCGTTTAAAACCCGTACCGGCGGTACGGTTAAACTGGTTGAATTATTAGATGAAGCAGTAGAACGTGCAGGTAAATTGATTGCCGAACGTGACAACGACTTATCAGCAGACGAATTAGCGGAAGTTGCCCGTAAAGTAGGTATCGGCGCAGTAAAATATGCCGATTTAAGTAAAAACCGTACCACTGACTATATGTTTAACTGGGACACCATGTTGAGCTTCGAAGGTAATACTGCCCCGTATTTGCAATACGCTTACACGCGGGTTAAAAGCTTATTCAGAAAAGCAGGTGTTGCTATTGAAACCATGCCAGTAGATATCAATATTGTTGAAAAACAAGAACACGCTTTGTCGGTACTGTTATTGCAGTTTGAAGAAGTGGTGGGCTTGGTATCACGTGATGCCACGCCTCATGTGTTGTGTACTTACTTGTACGAACTAGCTAGCGCCTTCATGAGCTTCTACGAAGCCTGCCCAATGCTAAAAGACGGCATTGAACTGAAAGTACGAGACAGCCGTCTGGCCTTATCAGCACTTGTGGCAAGCACGTTAAGCCAAGGCTTGAACTTGCTTGGTATCGAAACATTGGAAAAAATGTAA
- a CDS encoding EAL domain-containing protein: MAYLFQTLQSRIILLIIMVALPGLIGVFYDSYVERERAVEAAISQSVNTAQATSKFQSALIDKTRIFLQNLASFDAVKNPNSQACSAFLADVLKVNSNYINLGVPRADGELLCNAHPIKTPVNVFDRAYIQEALATREFSIGEFQIDRATNLTSVNFAYPVMNTTNDSVVALVVAVISLEWWSEALSESHLPDNTVAYITDSENKIVAAYPTNNSLLGTPLNTSSAAIDSSNTATNSSAFVSNAPYQRVYVKRPLFEDGKQINITVGIPLKQTLEAINKRLIKTAGILTAIVILLVGVSVWGVRRNVLKPIRTLLQSTKALAEGKEVSDAPMHGSVELVKLQQRFTSMAKTRLEAEKRLIDSQASLLESKNILASHIENTPLGCIAWDPQLICTDWNKSAEFIFGYKKEEAIGKHASELIIPPELQTEIDNGFAQLLKKKAPKRKINKNVTKLGHPIICEWYSTPIFDLAGNVISVTSLVQDITKNKHLEEKLKLSASVFSHAREGIFITDSNANIIDVNKTFVDITGYERNEVLGKKPNMFKSGKQSPEFYHHLWASILNKGYWAGEIWNKRKNHEVYAQLLTVSAVNDDEGNVKNYIAIFSDISEAKEQQYKLEHMAHYDVLTNLPNRSLLAERLDRALSQCKSDKGFVAVALLDLDGFKEINDNFGHSVGDELLVILAHRLKGTLRETDTISRFGGDEFVTVLANLKQPQDFVAIIKNMLRVASEPVKIGESQLKVSASIGVTLYPADNTDADQLIRHADQAMYLAKQKGKNCYHLFDIESEDAIKARHEILQSITTALHNREFVLYYQPKVNMRTGEIIGAEALIRWKHPVEGILSPAAFLPFIENHQLSIDIGEWVIEESLQQFSRWNKLGVHIPISVNISALQIQQRNFPIRLARLLSKVPNVPPEAFQLEVLETSKLGDIKKVAEIMDDCVKLGVTFAIDDFGTGYSSLTYLRRLPAKVIKVDQTFVRDMLIDPEDRTIVVGVIALAKSFNRSVIAEGVETIAHGTSLLNLGCELAQGFGIARPMPATDMPDWIAHWSTKTEWKSPTPQLLDNEA, encoded by the coding sequence ATGGCGTATCTTTTTCAAACACTGCAGTCGAGAATAATTCTTCTCATCATTATGGTTGCCCTACCAGGGTTGATTGGTGTTTTTTACGACTCATACGTTGAAAGAGAGCGCGCTGTAGAAGCTGCCATAAGCCAATCGGTTAATACCGCCCAAGCCACTTCAAAATTCCAATCTGCGCTTATTGATAAAACACGTATTTTTCTGCAAAACCTTGCCAGCTTCGATGCGGTTAAAAATCCAAACTCCCAAGCATGCAGTGCATTTCTTGCCGATGTACTTAAGGTAAATAGTAACTATATTAACCTCGGCGTACCACGGGCAGATGGCGAACTACTGTGTAACGCCCACCCCATAAAAACCCCCGTAAATGTCTTCGATCGCGCTTACATTCAAGAGGCGCTAGCTACTCGTGAATTTTCGATAGGTGAATTTCAAATAGACCGAGCAACTAACCTTACCAGTGTGAATTTTGCCTATCCGGTAATGAACACTACAAACGATTCTGTGGTGGCGTTAGTGGTAGCGGTTATCTCACTAGAATGGTGGAGTGAAGCACTCTCTGAGTCCCATTTACCTGATAATACCGTGGCTTACATTACCGATAGCGAGAATAAAATTGTTGCCGCATATCCAACGAACAATAGCCTCTTAGGGACCCCATTAAACACCTCCAGCGCTGCAATAGATAGTTCCAATACTGCAACTAATTCCAGCGCCTTTGTTAGCAATGCCCCCTATCAACGGGTTTATGTAAAACGCCCATTATTTGAAGATGGCAAGCAAATCAATATCACGGTGGGCATTCCTCTTAAACAAACCCTTGAAGCCATTAATAAACGATTGATTAAAACGGCGGGAATTTTGACCGCGATAGTCATACTACTTGTAGGTGTCTCAGTATGGGGGGTGCGAAGAAATGTACTGAAACCAATACGCACTTTACTTCAATCTACTAAAGCTCTTGCTGAGGGCAAAGAGGTAAGCGACGCGCCGATGCATGGTAGTGTTGAGTTGGTTAAACTACAGCAACGCTTCACTTCGATGGCAAAAACACGGCTTGAGGCAGAAAAACGACTCATCGATAGCCAAGCTTCCTTGCTGGAAAGTAAAAATATATTAGCAAGTCATATCGAAAATACGCCTTTAGGGTGCATAGCCTGGGATCCTCAGCTTATCTGTACCGATTGGAATAAATCGGCAGAATTTATTTTTGGCTATAAAAAAGAAGAAGCGATTGGTAAACATGCTTCGGAGCTCATTATCCCCCCTGAACTTCAAACGGAAATAGACAACGGATTCGCTCAACTGCTTAAGAAAAAGGCGCCAAAGCGAAAAATAAATAAAAACGTTACCAAACTAGGTCACCCCATAATCTGCGAATGGTATAGCACCCCTATTTTTGACCTAGCTGGCAACGTGATAAGCGTAACTTCGTTAGTTCAGGACATAACTAAGAACAAGCATCTAGAAGAAAAACTAAAACTATCAGCAAGTGTGTTTTCTCACGCAAGAGAAGGCATATTCATTACAGATAGCAACGCAAACATTATAGATGTGAACAAAACCTTCGTTGATATAACAGGCTATGAGCGAAACGAAGTGTTAGGCAAAAAGCCCAATATGTTTAAGTCAGGAAAACAATCTCCAGAGTTTTACCATCACCTATGGGCATCTATTCTCAACAAAGGTTACTGGGCAGGAGAAATTTGGAACAAACGTAAAAATCATGAAGTTTATGCCCAACTATTAACCGTTAGCGCAGTTAATGATGATGAAGGCAATGTTAAAAATTACATCGCAATATTTAGCGACATTTCTGAAGCCAAAGAGCAGCAATACAAACTAGAGCACATGGCACATTATGATGTATTAACTAATTTACCCAACCGCTCGTTGCTTGCCGAGCGGCTAGATAGAGCCCTGTCTCAATGTAAATCTGATAAAGGGTTTGTGGCAGTAGCACTACTCGATTTAGATGGCTTTAAAGAAATAAATGATAACTTCGGTCATAGTGTGGGCGACGAACTTCTTGTGATCTTGGCTCATCGTTTAAAAGGAACATTGCGAGAAACTGACACTATTTCACGCTTTGGGGGTGACGAGTTTGTGACGGTATTGGCAAACTTAAAGCAACCTCAAGATTTTGTTGCCATCATTAAGAATATGCTAAGAGTTGCATCAGAACCGGTAAAAATTGGTGAGAGCCAGCTTAAAGTATCTGCCAGTATCGGGGTAACGCTTTACCCTGCAGATAACACTGATGCTGACCAGCTTATCCGCCACGCCGACCAAGCGATGTATTTAGCAAAACAGAAAGGTAAAAATTGCTATCACTTATTTGATATAGAGTCTGAGGACGCCATAAAAGCACGTCATGAAATACTCCAGAGCATAACCACAGCCCTACACAACAGAGAGTTCGTACTTTACTATCAACCGAAAGTGAATATGCGCACCGGAGAAATTATTGGCGCAGAGGCCCTTATTCGTTGGAAACACCCCGTTGAAGGCATACTCTCCCCTGCAGCCTTTTTACCGTTTATTGAAAATCATCAGCTCAGTATAGATATTGGTGAATGGGTTATCGAAGAATCATTGCAGCAATTTAGTCGCTGGAATAAATTAGGGGTTCATATTCCCATTAGTGTGAATATTTCTGCGTTGCAGATTCAGCAAAGAAACTTTCCTATTCGCTTAGCTCGTCTGTTGTCTAAAGTACCCAATGTTCCCCCTGAAGCGTTTCAGTTAGAAGTATTAGAAACCAGTAAGCTAGGTGATATTAAAAAAGTCGCGGAAATTATGGATGATTGCGTAAAGCTAGGGGTCACGTTCGCCATTGATGACTTTGGAACAGGTTATTCCTCTCTCACTTACTTAAGGCGATTGCCGGCAAAGGTCATCAAGGTAGACCAAACCTTTGTACGTGATATGTTAATCGACCCAGAAGATAGAACTATTGTAGTGGGGGTTATCGCCCTAGCTAAATCGTTTAATCGCAGTGTTATTGCTGAAGGGGTAGAAACTATTGCCCATGGCACATCGTTGCTAAATTTAGGCTGCGAGCTAGCACAAGGGTTCGGTATAGCTCGGCCTATGCCCGCCACAGACATGCCTGATTGGATAGCGCACTGGTCCACTAAAACCGAGTGGAAATCTCCTACCCCACAGCTTCTCGACAACGAGGCATAA
- a CDS encoding LysR family transcriptional regulator, with product MKESELPTLNGLLCFEATVRHGSMTLAAEDLGITQPLVSQRIRALEDVVGGILIDRSKKPVTPTVEGLKYYNELRGSTSSILRATDNARKDFRDTKTKISISAYFGFAFHWIMPRLQRLQQAFPDCLFEIQPTNSLSDLTTAHADILFHFSSKIGKYQFEKMLIPEVVFPVCSPNFAIKHGLKAGQMLSDLRNLPLLHKDVDDSRWLNWQRWAQALNVKPSSSPILFRYNNYPLIVEAAIGGHGLCLGWEGLINPFIEDGKLVELGPRLKSETRGYQICSDQYANFAIGNVIKWFINEVEQD from the coding sequence ATGAAAGAATCTGAGTTACCTACCCTTAACGGCTTATTGTGTTTTGAAGCGACGGTAAGACATGGCTCTATGACATTAGCAGCGGAAGATCTTGGTATTACACAGCCATTGGTATCCCAAAGAATTCGCGCCCTGGAAGATGTGGTAGGTGGTATTTTAATTGACCGTAGTAAGAAACCCGTTACCCCTACCGTTGAAGGGCTTAAGTATTACAACGAGTTAAGAGGCTCTACATCATCTATTCTGCGTGCTACTGATAATGCTCGTAAAGATTTTCGCGATACAAAAACAAAGATATCTATTAGTGCCTATTTTGGCTTTGCGTTTCACTGGATAATGCCTAGGCTACAACGTTTACAACAAGCCTTTCCTGATTGTCTTTTTGAAATCCAACCCACTAATAGCTTAAGCGACCTAACCACTGCACATGCAGATATATTATTTCACTTCTCATCAAAAATTGGTAAATACCAGTTTGAAAAGATGTTAATTCCCGAAGTGGTTTTCCCGGTTTGCTCACCGAATTTCGCTATTAAACATGGTTTAAAGGCCGGCCAAATGCTTAGTGACCTTAGAAATCTTCCTCTACTGCATAAAGATGTAGATGATTCTAGGTGGTTAAATTGGCAACGCTGGGCACAAGCGTTAAATGTGAAGCCTTCTTCTAGTCCAATTTTATTTCGTTACAACAATTACCCCCTTATTGTTGAAGCGGCAATTGGCGGCCATGGTCTCTGTTTAGGATGGGAAGGGTTAATAAACCCTTTTATAGAAGATGGTAAACTTGTTGAGTTAGGGCCGCGATTAAAATCTGAAACTCGGGGATATCAGATTTGTTCAGACCAATACGCTAACTTTGCAATAGGTAATGTGATCAAGTGGTTTATTAATGAAGTAGAGCAAGACTAA